In Sulfurimonas hongkongensis, the following proteins share a genomic window:
- the hisD gene encoding histidinol dehydrogenase, which translates to MIFTDTRDSGFAKSFDELLQRGKMDIAEVSLIVTSIINEIKLDKNEALKKHIEKFDNWTPKSDEELKISTESMSKAYDNLDVKLRDSLHLAYDRIKAYHEKQKPKSWFDTESNGTILGQKVTPVDSAGLYIPGGKAAYPSSLLMNVIPAQVAGVQNIIVTTPTPNNEPNELLLAACHLCGVSEVYKVGGASAIAAMAYGTQSIPKVDVITGPGNIFVATAKKMVFGDVNIDMIAGPSEIGILADDSANPSHLAVDMLSQAEHDEMASSILITPSQALADAVKIEIEVWLKKLSREEIARKSIEERGAIIVTVDMDEAIELMNEIAPEHLEVATDNAFEYLAYIKHAGAIFLGHNTPEAIGDYVAGPNHTLPTGGTAKFFSPLGVENFMKKTSIISFSKNAINKIGEECALIASTEGLTAHEQSVRVRLNK; encoded by the coding sequence ATGATTTTTACAGATACAAGAGATAGCGGTTTTGCTAAAAGTTTTGATGAACTTTTGCAAAGAGGGAAGATGGACATTGCAGAAGTTAGTCTAATAGTTACTAGCATTATAAATGAAATTAAACTTGATAAAAATGAGGCTCTAAAGAAGCATATAGAAAAGTTTGATAACTGGACTCCAAAGAGTGATGAAGAGTTAAAAATCTCAACTGAGTCAATGAGTAAAGCTTATGACAACCTAGATGTAAAACTTAGGGACTCACTCCATCTAGCATACGACAGAATAAAAGCGTATCATGAGAAACAAAAACCAAAGTCGTGGTTTGATACAGAATCAAATGGAACAATTTTAGGTCAAAAAGTAACTCCAGTTGATAGTGCAGGACTCTATATCCCAGGTGGTAAAGCTGCATACCCATCTTCGCTTTTGATGAATGTTATACCAGCTCAAGTTGCGGGTGTACAAAACATAATTGTAACTACTCCAACCCCAAATAACGAACCAAACGAGCTTTTACTAGCTGCTTGTCATCTTTGTGGTGTTAGCGAAGTTTACAAGGTTGGCGGTGCAAGTGCCATCGCTGCTATGGCTTATGGAACACAGAGTATCCCAAAGGTTGATGTTATAACAGGTCCTGGAAACATCTTTGTAGCTACTGCAAAAAAGATGGTTTTTGGTGATGTAAACATAGATATGATAGCAGGACCTAGCGAGATAGGAATCTTAGCAGATGATAGTGCAAATCCTAGTCATTTAGCAGTAGATATGCTCTCTCAAGCTGAACATGATGAGATGGCAAGCTCTATACTAATAACTCCATCACAAGCACTAGCAGATGCAGTAAAGATAGAGATAGAAGTATGGCTTAAAAAACTCTCAAGAGAAGAGATTGCAAGAAAGTCCATAGAAGAGAGGGGTGCTATTATAGTAACAGTAGATATGGATGAGGCTATAGAACTAATGAATGAAATCGCTCCTGAGCATCTAGAAGTTGCAACTGATAATGCTTTTGAATATCTAGCTTATATAAAACACGCTGGAGCGATATTTTTAGGTCATAACACACCTGAGGCTATTGGAGACTATGTAGCTGGTCCAAACCACACTTTGCCAACAGGTGGAACTGCTAAGTTTTTCTCCCCTCTTGGAGTTGAGAACTTTATGAAAAAGACCTCTATAATCTCTTTTTCTAAAAATGCCATCAACAAAATAGGCGAAGAGTGTGCACTCATAGCAAGCACAGAAGGATTGACTGCGCATGAGCAATCTGTGAGAGTTAGACTAAATAAGTAG
- a CDS encoding PAS domain S-box protein codes for MQTDESNILKQYRHIVDESNIVSKSDLQGTITYANEKFVETSGYPLEELLGRPHSILRNPDTPSVFFKELWDTIQAKKIWRGILKNVRKDGTIYVVDACIYPILSKDGDILEYISIRHDITELRELNAKVQNLLEYGNSQQYIARSKLQSGIVNEFEPKKCKVIYHPSDILSGDFYSIFKRKDGSTFIYLLDGQGHGVSPALTVFATSATIKEMITGKQNLKKICKKIFPIIRSFLGELEQLSYTMILINPKSTKLSYVSGGMYPFKVKFVDNTIYRVKANNLPFMNFSKTPKPSKLNITKWNSMMIHSDGVVEHSYKDQKQFQPKEIIENPALIDSITNSLNDYKFSDDFTLIHLKNVT; via the coding sequence ATGCAGACAGATGAATCAAATATTCTCAAACAGTATAGACATATTGTTGATGAGAGTAATATTGTGTCAAAATCAGACCTTCAAGGAACTATTACCTATGCAAATGAAAAGTTTGTTGAAACCTCTGGTTATCCACTAGAGGAACTTCTAGGTCGTCCTCACTCCATCCTTAGAAATCCAGATACGCCAAGTGTTTTTTTTAAAGAGCTTTGGGACACTATACAAGCCAAAAAAATTTGGCGTGGAATTCTTAAAAATGTAAGAAAAGATGGAACCATCTATGTAGTAGACGCTTGCATCTATCCAATACTCTCAAAAGATGGGGATATCCTAGAGTATATCTCCATCCGTCACGATATTACTGAGTTAAGAGAGTTAAATGCTAAGGTACAAAACCTACTAGAGTATGGTAACTCTCAACAATACATAGCAAGAAGTAAACTTCAAAGTGGCATCGTAAATGAGTTTGAGCCAAAAAAATGCAAAGTTATTTACCATCCATCAGATATTTTAAGTGGGGATTTTTACTCCATATTTAAGAGAAAAGATGGCTCAACGTTTATCTACTTACTTGATGGTCAAGGCCATGGAGTTTCTCCTGCTTTGACTGTTTTTGCCACATCTGCTACCATAAAAGAGATGATAACGGGAAAACAGAACCTAAAAAAGATATGTAAAAAAATATTTCCTATTATAAGAAGTTTCTTAGGGGAGTTAGAACAACTCTCATACACTATGATTTTGATAAATCCTAAATCCACTAAACTCTCTTATGTCTCAGGTGGAATGTATCCATTTAAAGTAAAGTTTGTTGATAACACTATATATAGAGTAAAAGCGAACAATCTGCCATTTATGAACTTTTCAAAAACTCCAAAGCCATCAAAACTAAATATTACAAAATGGAATTCTATGATGATACATAGTGATGGGGTTGTAGAGCATTCGTACAAAGATCAAAAGCAGTTTCAACCTAAAGAGATTATAGAAAATCCAGCTCTTATAGACTCCATCACAAACTCTTTAAATGATTATAAATTTAGTGATGATTTTACGCTTATTCACTTAAAAAATGTCACATAA